A genome region from Euphorbia lathyris chromosome 4, ddEupLath1.1, whole genome shotgun sequence includes the following:
- the LOC136227943 gene encoding uncharacterized protein isoform X1 — translation MQMQGLIPIRPRFPQLFTRQWVKSFNLRAFSSSSDYSDQSRGGLPRFFSEVLPSSKGGVVRVQGDEFWHMSKVLRLSTNDRVELFNGKGGLVEGSIDRIDRTGCDFVAGEDPKLVLPQTAKWHVFAAFACAQTCSFLGTLKGGRADWLVEKCTELGAHSVTPLLTERSPAISENRVDRLQRVVFAATKQCQRLHEMTLNPPTKVDKLLPLIDQSKLSFLAAAEAAPVVSILSTSRKESSGLIIVGPEGDFTEREAAMMIEAGATAVGLGPLRLRVETATMALLATLMLWSDAEELSKD, via the exons ATGCAAATGCAAGGTTTAATACCGATTCGACCTCGTTTTCCCCAATTGTTTACTCGTCAATGGGTGAAATCGTTCAATCTCCGTGCATTTTCATCTTCATCAGATTACTCAGACCAATCCCGTGGTGGCCTACCTCGCTTCTTCTCCGAAGTGCTTCCTTCTTCCAAA GGTGGTGTTGTCCGTGTACAAGGTGATGAATTCTGGCATATGAGCAAAGTTTTAAGATTGAGCACGAATGATAG GGTAGAACTCTTCAATGGGAAAGGAGGTCTAGTAGAAGGGAGCATTGACAGGATCGATCGCACTGGATGTGATTTTGTGGCAGGCGAAGATCCCAAGTTAGTTCTTCCTCAGACAGCAAAGTGGCACGTGTTCGCAGCATTTG CATGTGCTCAAACCTGTTCCTTTTTAGGTACCTTAAAAGGTGGTCGAGCTGATTGGCTTGTCGAGAAGTGCACC GAGTTGGGTGCTCATAGTGTGACCCCTCTACTTACAGAACGCTCCCCAGCAATATCAGAAAACCGAGTGGATAGATTGCAGCGTGTTGTTTTCGCAGCAACTAAACAAT GTCAACGGCTACATGAAATGACTCTAAACCCTCCTACCAAAGTTGATAAACTTTTACCTCTT ATTGACCAGTCAAAGCTATCTTTTCTGGCAGCAGCAGAAGCTGCTCCGGTGGTTAGTATATTGTCTACATCAAGAAAAGAATCGAGCGGACTAATAATTGTTGGACCAGAAGGAG ACTTCACAGAGAGAGAGGCGGCTATGATGATTGAAGCCGGTGCTACAGCTGTCGGTCTAGGACCACTTCGCCTGCGTGTTGAAACTGCGACGATGGCGCTTTTGGCAACTTTGATGTTATGGTCTGATGCTGAGGAGTTGTCCAAAGACTAG
- the LOC136227943 gene encoding uncharacterized protein isoform X2, with translation MQMQGLIPIRPRFPQLFTRQWVKSFNLRAFSSSSDYSDQSRGGLPRFFSEVLPSSKGGVVRVQGDEFWHMSKVLRLSTNDRVELFNGKGGLVEGSIDRIDRTGCDFVAGEDPKLVLPQTAKWHVFAAFGTLKGGRADWLVEKCTELGAHSVTPLLTERSPAISENRVDRLQRVVFAATKQCQRLHEMTLNPPTKVDKLLPLIDQSKLSFLAAAEAAPVVSILSTSRKESSGLIIVGPEGDFTEREAAMMIEAGATAVGLGPLRLRVETATMALLATLMLWSDAEELSKD, from the exons ATGCAAATGCAAGGTTTAATACCGATTCGACCTCGTTTTCCCCAATTGTTTACTCGTCAATGGGTGAAATCGTTCAATCTCCGTGCATTTTCATCTTCATCAGATTACTCAGACCAATCCCGTGGTGGCCTACCTCGCTTCTTCTCCGAAGTGCTTCCTTCTTCCAAA GGTGGTGTTGTCCGTGTACAAGGTGATGAATTCTGGCATATGAGCAAAGTTTTAAGATTGAGCACGAATGATAG GGTAGAACTCTTCAATGGGAAAGGAGGTCTAGTAGAAGGGAGCATTGACAGGATCGATCGCACTGGATGTGATTTTGTGGCAGGCGAAGATCCCAAGTTAGTTCTTCCTCAGACAGCAAAGTGGCACGTGTTCGCAGCATTTG GTACCTTAAAAGGTGGTCGAGCTGATTGGCTTGTCGAGAAGTGCACC GAGTTGGGTGCTCATAGTGTGACCCCTCTACTTACAGAACGCTCCCCAGCAATATCAGAAAACCGAGTGGATAGATTGCAGCGTGTTGTTTTCGCAGCAACTAAACAAT GTCAACGGCTACATGAAATGACTCTAAACCCTCCTACCAAAGTTGATAAACTTTTACCTCTT ATTGACCAGTCAAAGCTATCTTTTCTGGCAGCAGCAGAAGCTGCTCCGGTGGTTAGTATATTGTCTACATCAAGAAAAGAATCGAGCGGACTAATAATTGTTGGACCAGAAGGAG ACTTCACAGAGAGAGAGGCGGCTATGATGATTGAAGCCGGTGCTACAGCTGTCGGTCTAGGACCACTTCGCCTGCGTGTTGAAACTGCGACGATGGCGCTTTTGGCAACTTTGATGTTATGGTCTGATGCTGAGGAGTTGTCCAAAGACTAG